A window of Juglans regia cultivar Chandler chromosome 7, Walnut 2.0, whole genome shotgun sequence contains these coding sequences:
- the LOC108992624 gene encoding ankyrin repeat-containing protein At5g02620-like, translating to MIAKLNKERDTALHEAVRHNHIDVVKQLLMEVDPEFSFGANAAGETPLYLAAESHVPALVSEILKKLKSPAYDGPLGRTALHAAAFWDDEGMTKNILERGGDLCKRADQNDWTPLHMAAYMDSIKATKLLLESDRKVAYMKNAEGWTALHIAALRNKGRVTKEIISMCPDCCEVVDNEGRNALHLAVNNSPSATPIIQDYSSLRNLLNQKDNDGNTPLHYYCINSVAYDERLLKSPRVDKMVFNKKNQTAYQILSSKSFQTDPDEKKLSDFPKDQKNFSYLYIQRVLEVGYDKTKKKNPKEEEVEWKQEREKRIETEDKAAQAHLVVAALITTVTFAAGITMPGGFVGGDDHPHPGSAVLRKSAAFKAFILTNALSLILSSSAIFIHLFIPLIRTNAKYFFKKRTSFLQMAFWFLLSSIAPMVLAFVTDNRGTIMKLDFKRIFSMKHQEYKIPFS from the exons ATGATTGCGAAGCTGAACAAAGAGAGAGACACGGCCTTACATGAGGCTGTACGTCACAATCACATTGACGTGGTAAAACAGTTACTAATGGAGGTAGATCCAGAATTTTCGTTTGGTGCTAATGCTGCTGGTGAGACCCCACTTTACTTGGCTGCCGAGAGTCACGTTCCAGCTTTGGTgtcagaaattttaaaaaaattgaagtcaCCAGCTTATGATGGCCCCTTGGGTAGAACGGCTTTGCATGCTGCAGCATTTTGGGATGATGAAG GAATGACCAAAAACATTTTGGAAAGAGGAGGCGATCTATGTAAACGAGCAGACCAAAATGATTGGACTCCGCTTCACATGGCTGCATACATGGACAGCATTAAGGCAACAAAACTATTGCTGGAATCTGATAGAAAGGTAGCATATATGAAAAACGCAGAGGGTTGGACAGCTCTTCACATTGCAGCTCTCCGCAACAAAGGAAGAGTAACAAAAGAGATTATATCAATGTGTCCGGATTGTTGCGAAGTGGTTGACAATGAAGGCCGGAATGCACTCCATCTCGCCGTGAACAACTCGCCAAGTGCAACGCCAATCATCCAAGATTATTCGTCTCTACGGAATCTTTTGAATCAGAAGGACAACGACGGGAATACACCTCTCCATTACTATTGCATTAATTCTGTTGCTTACGACGAGCGTCTCCTGAAATCTCCAAGAGTTGACAAAATGGTCTTCAACAAAAAGAACCAGACTGCTTATCAAATCTTATCAAGTAAAAGCTTTCAAACTGATCCTGATGAG aaGAAGCTGAGCGATTTTCCTAAAGACCAAAAAAACTTTAGCTACCTTTACATTCAACGAGTATTAGAAGTTGGGTATGATAAAACTAAGAAGAAGAACCCGAAGGAAGAGGAGGTGGAGTGGAAGCaggagagggagaagaggaTAGAGACGGAGGATAAAGCGGCTCAAGCCCATTTGGTAGTTGCTGCACTCATTACAACTGTGACCTTTGCAGCAGGCATTACCATGCCCGGGGGGTTCGTTGGTGGAGATGATCATCCACATCCAGGCTCTGCAGTTTTGAGGAAAAGTGCTGCTTTCAAAGCATTCATCCTTACAAATGCCTTATCGTTGATTCTATCTAGTTCTGCTATATTTATCCACCTATTTATTCCACTTATCCGTACTAATGCTAAATACTTCTTCAAAAAGCGCACAAGTTTTCTTCAAATGGCCTTTTGGTTCCTTCTTTCCTCCATCGCACCAATGGTTTTGGCATTTGTGACAG ataacaGAGGGACCATAATGAAACTTGACTTTAAAAGAATTTTCTCAATGAAGCATCAGGAATACAAGATCCCCTTTTCATAA